ACGGCCAGCACCACGTCCGCCGCGCCGATCCAGGCCGGCACCTCCACGCTGCGGTGGGTCAGCACCGGCACGAGGCAGCGCGGTCCCGCGATGGTGGTCAGGATGTCGCCGGTACGCGCCGCGGTGCCCGCGCCGACCACGACCACGGCCCGCGGCCGGCCCTCGTCGGCCAGGTGCGTCAGGTCCACCTCGGCGGTCAGCGAGGTCGCCTCGCGCACCTGCGCCCCGGCCGACGCGATCGCCCGGAGCATGCCCCCGGGGTCGCGCGCGGCCAGGGCCGGTGCGTTGTCCAGCAGCGCCTCGTCGAAGAAGCGGTTGCCGCGTACGCCCGCGGCACCGTCGATCGGAGCACCCATCACTCACCCGCCGGGGCGTCGAGCACCTCGTCGAGCAGCAGCACCGGCAGGCCATCCCGGACCGGGTACACCCGGCCGCAGGAGGTGCAGGTCAGCGTCTGCGCGTCGGGGTCGTGCCGCAGCGGGGCGTGGTCCTCCGCCGGGCAGGCGAGCACTTCGAGCAGTTGCGGGGCGAGCGACACGTCAGGCTCCTTCAGATCGCCGGCTGAGCGAGGAACAGCCTACCCACGGACCAGCTTCAGCACCTCGTCGCGCAGCTGCGACATCCGCTCCTGCGTCGGGGCCTCGACGTTCAGCCGCAGCAGGGGCTCGGTGTTCGACGCGCGCAGGTTCACCCAGGCGCCGTCGTCGAACGCGACGGTCAGCCCGTCCAGCTCGTCCTGCTGCTCCCCGGCGAAGTGCGAGCGCACCTGGGCCAGCTTCGCGCCCTGGTCGGCCACCACCGAGTTGATCTCGCCAGAGGAGATGTAACGCTCGTAGCGCCGCCCCAGCTCCGACAGCGGGCCGTCCTGCTCGCCCAGCGCCGCCAGCACGTGCATCGCGGCCAGCATGCCGGTGTCGGCGCCCCAGAAGTC
The Catellatospora sp. IY07-71 DNA segment above includes these coding regions:
- a CDS encoding Trm112 family protein, producing the protein MSLAPQLLEVLACPAEDHAPLRHDPDAQTLTCTSCGRVYPVRDGLPVLLLDEVLDAPAGE